From the genome of Cedecea lapagei, one region includes:
- the htpX gene encoding protease HtpX, whose translation MMRIGLFLLTNLAVMVVFGLVLSLTGIQSSSVQGLMIMAVLFGFGGSFISLLMSKWMALRSVGGEVIEQPRNETERWLVDTVRQQSQQAGIAMPQVAIYHAPDINAFATGARRNASLVAVSTGLLQNMSRDEAEAVIAHEISHIANGDMVTMTLIQGVVNTFVIFISRIIAQVASGFLSGNRDDNESSNGNPLIYFAVATVLELVFGILASIITMWFSRHREFHADAGSAKLVGREKMIAALQRLKTSYEPQEASSMMAFCINGKAKSMSELFMTHPPLDKRIEALRSGEYLT comes from the coding sequence ATGATGCGTATCGGGCTTTTCCTGCTGACCAACCTTGCGGTAATGGTCGTTTTCGGGCTGGTGCTAAGCCTGACGGGGATCCAGTCAAGCAGCGTTCAGGGTCTGATGATCATGGCGGTGCTGTTTGGCTTCGGCGGCTCATTTATTTCCCTGCTGATGTCAAAGTGGATGGCGTTGCGTTCAGTAGGCGGTGAGGTGATTGAGCAGCCTCGTAACGAAACGGAGCGCTGGTTAGTTGATACCGTGCGCCAGCAGTCGCAGCAGGCGGGCATCGCTATGCCGCAGGTTGCGATTTATCATGCGCCAGACATCAACGCTTTTGCTACCGGGGCGCGCCGCAATGCCTCTCTGGTGGCGGTGAGCACGGGTCTGCTGCAGAACATGAGTCGTGACGAAGCCGAAGCGGTTATCGCCCACGAAATTAGCCACATCGCCAACGGCGACATGGTGACCATGACCCTGATTCAGGGGGTGGTGAACACCTTTGTTATCTTTATTTCCCGTATCATCGCGCAGGTGGCTTCCGGTTTCCTCTCCGGGAACCGTGATGACAACGAGAGCAGCAACGGTAACCCGCTGATCTATTTTGCGGTGGCAACGGTACTTGAGCTGGTGTTTGGTATTCTGGCGAGCATCATCACCATGTGGTTCTCTCGTCATCGTGAATTCCACGCTGACGCCGGCTCCGCGAAACTGGTGGGGCGTGAGAAGATGATAGCCGCCCTGCAGCGCCTGAAAACCAGCTATGAGCCGCAGGAAGCGAGCAGCATGATGGCGTTTTGCATCAACGGTAAGGCAAAGTCCATGAGCGAGCTGTTCATGACGCACCCGCCGCTGGACAAACGTATTGAAGCGCTACGCAGCGGTGAATACCTGACGTAG